One window of the Desulfatiglans sp. genome contains the following:
- the bamD gene encoding outer membrane protein assembly factor BamD: MMPRSIPFLKYCILILSLFLISSGCATKKARKIDEMGHAELLEKGLNHLKKSDYVNALTTLQMVKNRYPYTDSAIVASLKLADTYYELGEYESAYALYYEFDRYHPKDENVPYVKYRKGMCYFIKIKGFDREQNHAQMARIEFERLIAQHPDNEYSKKARRHLRECMINLANFEIYTGDFYYRQKNYRSALLRYTYALKNFPDVGHYYDAINKISLCNMKIAELEKESAD; this comes from the coding sequence ATGATGCCCAGATCCATTCCCTTTTTGAAATACTGTATTTTAATATTATCCCTGTTTTTGATCTCCTCCGGGTGCGCAACCAAAAAGGCCCGGAAAATTGATGAAATGGGTCATGCTGAACTGCTTGAAAAGGGGTTAAATCATCTGAAAAAAAGTGATTATGTCAATGCCCTTACAACCCTTCAGATGGTAAAAAACAGGTACCCATATACAGACTCAGCCATTGTTGCATCGCTTAAACTGGCTGACACCTATTATGAGCTTGGCGAGTATGAATCAGCATATGCTCTGTATTACGAATTCGACAGGTATCACCCAAAGGATGAGAATGTCCCCTATGTAAAATACCGCAAGGGTATGTGCTACTTTATCAAAATAAAAGGCTTTGACCGCGAACAGAACCATGCACAGATGGCAAGGATAGAATTTGAAAGACTCATTGCCCAGCACCCTGACAATGAATACTCAAAAAAGGCAAGAAGGCATCTAAGGGAGTGCATGATAAATCTTGCTAATTTTGAGATTTATACAGGGGACTTTTATTACAGGCAGAAAAACTACAGGTCAGCCCTCCTGAGGTACACATATGCCCTGAAAAACTTCCCTGATGTGGGCCACTACTATGATGCCATTAACAAGATCAGCCTCTGCAACATGAAGATTGCTGAACTGGAAAAAGAATCGGCTGATTAG
- a CDS encoding cytoplasmic protein: MQQNPYTYTKQRRPRAGAPRQEADFNELEALELYCGQCRKAVPVRKHLLLVLPEGDKYEYRCQYCGSKVGDKIDKGPRIKGFY; this comes from the coding sequence ATGCAGCAGAATCCTTATACCTACACGAAACAGAGGAGACCCAGGGCAGGAGCACCCCGGCAGGAGGCGGATTTCAATGAACTTGAGGCACTGGAACTCTATTGCGGCCAATGCCGCAAGGCAGTGCCTGTAAGGAAGCATCTCCTCCTGGTTCTACCCGAGGGGGATAAATATGAATACAGGTGCCAGTACTGCGGCTCAAAGGTAGGGGATAAAATTGACAAGGGCCCCAGGATAAAGGGGTTTTATTAA
- the trxB gene encoding thioredoxin-disulfide reductase produces the protein MEEKEIVIIGSGPAGLTAAIYASRAGYSPLVIEGVPSGGQLLVTTDVENFPGFPDGISGPELIENMRKQAERFGTQFVMKDATAVDLGVYPFKVTAEDTEYMAKSLIIATGAKAKWLDLPSVEEFKGRGISGCATCDGFFFRDRKVFVIGGGDTAAEEALFLARFAKEVIIVHRRDKLRTEKYVQEKLFNNPKISIVWDSTVEEIKGSKEAGVEKIILKNIKTGAVTEQSADGIFMGIGYSPATELFRGQLTLDEGGYIVCHDGAKTSVKGVFAAGDVRDPMFRQAVAAAGTGCKASLEAEHFLENMVA, from the coding sequence TTGGAAGAAAAAGAGATAGTCATTATAGGTTCCGGTCCTGCCGGCCTGACAGCAGCTATATATGCCTCAAGGGCTGGTTATTCTCCCCTTGTTATTGAAGGGGTTCCAAGTGGAGGACAGCTCCTTGTTACTACAGATGTGGAAAACTTCCCCGGTTTTCCTGATGGCATTTCAGGGCCTGAGCTGATAGAAAACATGCGAAAACAGGCTGAAAGATTTGGAACACAGTTTGTTATGAAGGATGCAACAGCAGTGGATCTTGGTGTATACCCCTTCAAGGTAACAGCAGAGGATACTGAATACATGGCCAAAAGCCTTATTATAGCAACAGGCGCAAAGGCAAAATGGCTTGATCTTCCATCTGTCGAGGAATTTAAGGGAAGGGGTATTTCCGGTTGCGCTACATGCGATGGATTCTTTTTCAGGGATCGCAAGGTCTTTGTAATAGGAGGGGGTGACACTGCCGCTGAAGAGGCGCTTTTTCTTGCCAGGTTTGCAAAGGAGGTTATCATTGTCCATAGAAGGGATAAACTCCGGACTGAGAAATATGTGCAGGAAAAGCTCTTTAATAATCCAAAGATCAGTATTGTATGGGACTCAACTGTAGAGGAAATCAAGGGATCAAAGGAGGCCGGTGTTGAAAAGATCATATTAAAAAATATCAAGACCGGCGCAGTTACAGAACAGAGCGCAGATGGAATATTTATGGGTATAGGCTATTCTCCTGCAACAGAACTGTTCCGTGGTCAGCTCACGCTTGATGAAGGGGGTTATATTGTCTGCCATGACGGCGCAAAGACCAGCGTAAAGGGGGTATTTGCTGCAGGGGATGTAAGGGACCCCATGTTCAGGCAGGCAGTAGCAGCTGCCGGAACCGGCTGTAAGGCCTCATTAGAAGCCGAACATTTTCTGGAAAACATGGTGGCATAA
- the trxA gene encoding thioredoxin — protein sequence MGNILEVTDANFDAEIVNAETPSMIDFWAEWCGPCKKVGPVVEELAAEYKGKIKIAKMDVDNNRETPAKYGIRNIPTLIFFKGGNVVQTIVGAQSKSSIDGELKKLL from the coding sequence ATGGGTAATATTCTTGAGGTTACTGATGCCAATTTCGATGCGGAGATTGTAAATGCTGAGACACCTTCGATGATTGACTTCTGGGCAGAGTGGTGCGGTCCGTGCAAAAAGGTGGGGCCTGTTGTTGAGGAGCTGGCAGCAGAATACAAGGGTAAAATAAAGATTGCCAAGATGGATGTAGACAACAATAGAGAGACCCCTGCAAAATATGGCATCCGAAATATCCCGACACTTATCTTTTTCAAGGGTGGAAATGTGGTTCAGACCATCGTAGGCGCCCAGTCAAAGAGTTCAATAGACGGAGAGCTTAAAAAACTTTTATAA